The following proteins are encoded in a genomic region of Schistocerca serialis cubense isolate TAMUIC-IGC-003099 chromosome 9, iqSchSeri2.2, whole genome shotgun sequence:
- the LOC126419611 gene encoding arylsulfatase I-like, which yields LLLILPYIRAKPPNILFIVADDMGWNDVSFHGSDQVPTPNIDALAYHGVILNGHYVQPVCTPSRSAIMTGKYPVRLGMQGHVILGDEVHALPEGKILPQYLKDLGYVTRAIGKWHLGHYSKVYTPTYRGFDSHLGYWNAGVGYYDYIFEDRGAHGYDLRENLTTAWQYNGKYATDVFTEEAERLIREHDTERPLFLYFAHLACHPGDHSQLINAPQDLINSFSYISHPDRRILAAVMAKMDESVGRVVTALHERDMLNNSIIVFVADNGAGSDVNWGSNFPFRGIKNSLWEGAVHGVAAVWSPLLQNTSRVDHELMHISDWLPTLYAAAGGNASDLPDDLDGVNMWPRLVSGEPSQRTEILLNYDEVAENGAVRVGDWKLVKGVQNNDYYAGASGAEDPLFTPAYDPQEVLASPVGQALSSVVGAAPEVEDVLRLRAEATVSCPERPAHGLCNITSSSGWCVFNIRQDPCEAGDGSPADMPEGLVDTLLERLETLSQPLMPQPGANVTQTAEADPKRWNNTWVPWVDCLQDETDPMCNVIT from the exons ctgctgttgatattaccctatattc GGGCCAAGCCGCCCAACATCCTCTTCATCGTCGCCGACGACATG GGCTGGAACGACGTGAGCTTCCACGGCTCGGACCAGGTGCCCACGCCCAACATCGACGCCCTGGCGTACCACGGGGTGATCCTCAACGGCCACTACGTGCAGCCAGTCTGCACGCCGTCCAGGTCGGCCATCATGACTGGGAAGTACCCCGTCCGGCTGG GCATGCAGGGTCACGTGATCCTGGGGGACGAGGTGCACGCGCTGCCCGAGGGCAAGATCCTGCCGCAGTACCTCAAGGACCTGGGCTACGTCACCAGGGCCATCGGCAAGTGGCACCTGGGCCACTACTCCAAGGTCTACACGCCCACCTACCGCGGGTTCGACTCCCACCTCGGCTACTGGAACGCCGGCGTCGGATACTATGACTACATATTCGAGGACAGG GGTGCCCACGGGTACGACCTGCGCGAGAACCTGACGACGGCGTGGCAGTACAACGGCAAGTACGCGACGGACGTGTTCACCGAGGAGGCGGAGCGGCTGATCCGGGAGCACGACACGGAGCGGCCGCTGTTCCTCTACTTCGCGCACCTCGCCTGCCACCCCGGGGACCACTCGCAGCTCATCAACGCCCCGCAGGACCTCATCAACAGCTTCTCCTACATCTCGCACCCCGACCGTCGCATACTCGCAG CGGTGATGGCAAAGATGGACGAGTCTGTGGGGCGTGTGGTGACAGCCCTGCACGAGCGCGACATGCTCAACAACTCCATCATAGTGTTCGTCGCCGACAACGGGGCGGGCAGCGACGTCAACTGGGGCTCCAACTTCCCGTTCAGAGGC ATAAAGAACAGCCTGTGGGAGGGTGCGGTGCACGGCGTGGCTGCTGTATGGAGCCCGCTGCTGCAGAACACGTCCAGGGTGGACCACGAGCTGATGCATATATCGGACTGGCTGCCCACGCTGTACGCCGCAGCAG GAGGTAATGCGTCAGACCTGCCGGACGACCTGGACGGCGTGAACATGTGGCCGCGGCTGGTCTCTGGAGAGCCCAGCCAGCGCACGGAGATACTCCTTAACTACGACGAGGTGGCCGAGAACGGCGCCGTCCGCGTCGGCGACTGGAAGCTCGTCAAAG GTGTGCAGAACAACGATTATTACGCGGGGGCAAGTGGGGCTGAGGACCCGCTGTTCACGCCAGCCTACGACCCACAGGAGGTGCTGGCCAGCCCAGTGGGGCAGGCGCTCTCCAGCGTGGTCGGTGCTGCCCCGGAGGTGGAGGACGTGCTGCGGCTGCGCGCTGAGGCGACCGTGTCCTGCCCGGAGCGGCCCGCCCACGGGCTGTGCAACATCACGAGCAGCAGCGGCTGGTGCGTCTTCAACATCAGGCAGGACCCGTGCGAGGCAGGCGACGGCTCGCCCGCCGACATGCCGGAGGGCCTGGTGGACACTTTGCTGGAGCGGCTGGAGACGCTGTCGCAGCCGCTGATGCCGCAGCCGGGGGCCAACGTCACGCAGACCGCAGAGGCCGATCCCAAGCGCTGGAACAACACCTGGGTGCCCTGGGTCGACTGCCTCCAAGACGAAACGGATCCCATGTGCAACGTCATCACGTAG